The following proteins come from a genomic window of Dreissena polymorpha isolate Duluth1 chromosome 1, UMN_Dpol_1.0, whole genome shotgun sequence:
- the LOC127860535 gene encoding uncharacterized protein LOC127860535 isoform X1: MRTMSCFKCQHCDELKREVIEKDEEKERFIDQVIQAMEDKDEELKQMKKKLEEQEQKCSTQKMRESGSQENTNDEFSNTHLAERFVSSLKRQWLDICDALQLIINEIQKLTALSGIMEAVSKHTAHTVNDTEKNLVLLAQYANEDQNAVRHTIRVLRQRLGQKKSTRDNVVKDIVA; this comes from the exons ATGAG AACCATGAGTTGCTTTAAATGTCAGCATTGCGATGAGTTGAAG AGAGAAGTAATAGAGAAAGACGAGGAGAAAGAACGTTTTATAGACCAAGTGATACAAGCAATGGAAGACAAAGATGAGGAATTGAAGCAAATGAAGAAAAAACTAGAAGAACAGGAGCAAAA GTGCAGTACACAGAAAATGAGAGAGAGTGGATCCCAGGAAAATACAAATGACGAGTTCTCAAACACCCATCTTGCAGAACGCTTTGTTAGTTCACTCAAGAGGCAATGGCTAGACATATGTGATGCACTTCAATTAATAATCAACGAAATTCAGAAACTGACAGCTCTTTCTGGAATAATGgag GCAGTCTCCAAGCACACCGCCCACACGGTTAATGATACGGAAAAAAATCTCGTCCTATTAGCCCAATATGCCAATGAAGACCAGAATGCG GTTCGGCACACCATTCGAGTTTTAAGACAGAGACTTGGTCAGAAAAAGAGCACACGGGACAATGTTGTTAAG GATATAGTCGCTTAA
- the LOC127860535 gene encoding uncharacterized protein LOC127860535 isoform X2 has product MSCFKCQHCDELKREVIEKDEEKERFIDQVIQAMEDKDEELKQMKKKLEEQEQKCSTQKMRESGSQENTNDEFSNTHLAERFVSSLKRQWLDICDALQLIINEIQKLTALSGIMEAVSKHTAHTVNDTEKNLVLLAQYANEDQNAVRHTIRVLRQRLGQKKSTRDNVVKDIVA; this is encoded by the exons ATGAGTTGCTTTAAATGTCAGCATTGCGATGAGTTGAAG AGAGAAGTAATAGAGAAAGACGAGGAGAAAGAACGTTTTATAGACCAAGTGATACAAGCAATGGAAGACAAAGATGAGGAATTGAAGCAAATGAAGAAAAAACTAGAAGAACAGGAGCAAAA GTGCAGTACACAGAAAATGAGAGAGAGTGGATCCCAGGAAAATACAAATGACGAGTTCTCAAACACCCATCTTGCAGAACGCTTTGTTAGTTCACTCAAGAGGCAATGGCTAGACATATGTGATGCACTTCAATTAATAATCAACGAAATTCAGAAACTGACAGCTCTTTCTGGAATAATGgag GCAGTCTCCAAGCACACCGCCCACACGGTTAATGATACGGAAAAAAATCTCGTCCTATTAGCCCAATATGCCAATGAAGACCAGAATGCG GTTCGGCACACCATTCGAGTTTTAAGACAGAGACTTGGTCAGAAAAAGAGCACACGGGACAATGTTGTTAAG GATATAGTCGCTTAA